GTCCCCCTCAAAGATGGCGTCCCCCGGCGCAGCGCCTCGGAGGCTCGTGGCTGTCCTCGCTGAGGCTTACGAGTGCTTGGTGAACGCGCGTGCTACAAAACCGAAGCAAGACGCCGAGCAGGTGGCGCGCGCGATCATCGACGGCGTGCACGCCCATTCTCGCAACGGCGCGGCCGCTCAGGATGCGACCTGCTTGGCTCTGACGCTGATCGGCAGGATAGTTGCCACGGTGACGGCTCCCACGTCACACCTTGCCCGCTTCTACCAAGACACGCTGGAGGTCCTGCTTCGGGACCTGGACGTCGTGTCTCAGATGGTGAGCGAGTGTCGCGCGGCGTCCCGCCTCAGCTCACAATGCTAACGCTAACGCGCGGCAGGTGGCAACGTTTGCGTGTGAAGAGCGCGATCAAGTGGTCCGTCACTTGGCTGCGAAGAGCGCCTCCGCATGTGTCCTCTACCAACTGCAAGTATCCGTAAGTGCTTTATTCCGTGATTAAGACAAGGCGATACAAATCCATCCAGCCGCAAGAAGACAATTTAGTCAGAAGCGCCCAGGCAGATGCAGCAGCctcggcggcggcagcagcagcagggccAACGCTTAAGCTGATGTTTGACAAGTGCGCAGTCATTTCCAGACAAATACCTTTATGTCCGACGTACCTTTATGACCCAACGATAGGGCGTGCTCCATCCCTCCTGGCACGGGACCTGCGAGCGGGCGCTGCTCAGCTTGCCCGCTGGCCCCCAACTGGACGCCTGCTTGTGGTCGCTGACGCACGTCCTCCAGGAACTTCTGCGCACCAAGCGCCCAGGTCAAACGTCACACACCCTAAAGTAAAGCACCGCGGTGGGAGGAGGTCCAGTTGCTCAGCGGCTCCGACGCTGGCACACCAGAGCTTTGCAAAGTGCTGCATCCTTCCGTAGCGCAAAGGCACGGGCCCGTGGTTTGACGGGCGCGACGTCCCGACCAAAAAGAAGAGGCTGACTTTTGTCTTTGATCCATCAGAACCGGTCAGGACGCTCATCGCGGCCTTTGACGTGAGCGTCTGCACAGCAGCGTCCAGGTTCCTCAGCGCGGACCAGAGCGCCGGCGGCGCATCTGGCCTCGCCGACACCTTTTGCCACCTGCTGGACTTGCTGGAGTTCCTCACGGCATCCGGCGGCGGGAGCCCACGGCTGACGTACGTCCACGCCGCCGCGTTGGTAGCTGCCGTCAGCCGCGCGCCACTCTACTTTGTCAGCAAGAGGGCGGCGCTGTTGCTGAAGCGGGCGGCGCTGCGCAAGGCCGGCGAGGACTGGCTGGGAATGTGCGGAGAGAGCGCCGCCGACCTCGGCGCTCTCACCGCCGCCGTGTTGGACGCAGCGACGGCCGATTGGCTGTCGAGCGTGAGCGCCGAGTCGCTGACCTTTTTCGGCGGGTCGCGCAGCACCAAAGGAGGCAGCGAAGACGGCGAGTGTGACACGGCCATGCTGCGTGCCGTCAGCCTGCTGCTCATCAAAAGCGTCCAGTATCATGTGACGTCCGCCGCCACAGGTGAGAACAGCAAAATGACGAGCATGGTTTTCCTGCCCTGCGattggacggacggacggacggatgttTTCCTGTTGCCATGACGACATGGgccattttcttgtttgtgcCGCCTGGCATATGTGGCAATGTCTTTCACGCTTTGTAGCCGTCAAGACGTGCGCTTGTGCGGCTCAGACGGGAAACTTTTTTTGACCCTTGCGGTGGTCAGGAGAGCACCGGTCTCGCAGTCCCCCACGATCACCGCGCCACATTTGTCCAGGCGACGGGGAGGCCGGCGGCCATCTGACGCGTCTGTGGCGGTTCCTGCGCGAGAGGGGCGTGCGGCCGACGGACGGCGACCACGACTGCGCGCTCCTCCCGCTGCTGTTTGGTGAGCAGGACGACGACATGATGGAAGCTGCCAAAGCGGCGCTCGTCATCTTCCTCCGCCTCAGGTACGTCACTGGACTGCACGTATTTGGCGCTTCACAGTGCcgcacattcacacaccaGTGGGAGGCTGCTGCCATGCATAGCGCTGCCAGGTCCACAGTGGGAGCAGACTGGTCACTATTTGTGaagccaaaagaaaattcaagtGGCTCGCTCGTGCTGAGTGGATTTTCACCATTGGCAGCGCCGCCCCCGCCAAGAGCAAATGCGCCTTTGTGCCTCCCGGCAGAGAGAACTGCGCGAGCGCCGAAGCCCCCTGCGCCGCCGGCTGCAACCCGCACTGCCACTTCCTGTTCCTCCTGCGCGCCGTCTGGTGGGACCACCGCATCCTGCTGGACTTCCTCATGTCAACGGAAACCTGCTTCCTGGAGTACTTTCTGCGCTACCTGCGCTACCTGAGGACTGAGTGGCGGGGTTTCGCCGCCTCGTGCCGGCGACTGGACGCGGAGGCGCTGCCGAGGGTTCCCTTTGGCCGAGACGGAGAAGGGCGAAGGCGGCGGCGGACGGGCCAGCACACGTTGGGGAGAGCGAGGCGTTGTCTGCTCCGGCTGCACCTCTTGCTGGCCAGGCTGCACCACAAGAAACTTTTTCCATACAAGGCAGACGCGCTCCTGCGACTCTTATGGCAAGTGACGCGACAGCTTGGCCAGGACGGCCTGACCTGACCGACTACGCGCTTCATGCCGCAACTTAGCAACTTCTCTCGACAACCAATCGATCATCGGATGAGTTGCTCATGGTTAGCTGTCCGAATTTCAGCCTCTGAACAAGTTCATCATTTGGCAAAATAGTCACAAGGTGAGCGATTTTAAAACGCCATGAACTTTCAAACGCGTCGCTCAGCCCGATAGCAAAAttgcctgtcttttttttttattttttatacacaCTATCTGTCGTGTCTCAATtgcaagaatttttttttaaaataaacacagtgTGTCTTTTCTGTCATTGTCTTTGTGGCCCTTTAACCTTGCGCATGCGCCATACATCTTAAATAGTGCTGCACACGGGCAACCATTGTTGCCATCTTTGCTACAACAAACACAGCCTGTGCCACTGGTTATTTGGCCACTTTTGCTGcttgaaatgatttgaaaagttCAGTGAAGCAGTAAAACCTCAGCCAGCTAAAGTGCAGCATCTTCAGAGCAGCGAGCTTTAACGAACATACAATCGGATTGAACGAGTTTGATGCGTGGTTCGGACGGCTTCTGGACGACTGGCCATCAACGTACcacagcagccagccagccgctcTATGTACGTAGAGTGACCAACGGCGGTCAGTGTCTGTTGAGGGAATTTGTGGAGAGATTGCTGCTGCTGATATTGCTGGGTGGGGCTGGCCTGATCTGGCCAGAgtgtactaaaaaaaacacagaaaacaaaaagacactcATTCAATACAATATCCATGTAAAATTGGTGTTGATCCCATTCAAAGTTGAATTAAAGAACAAGACTAGCGC
The window above is part of the Syngnathus acus chromosome 3, fSynAcu1.2, whole genome shotgun sequence genome. Proteins encoded here:
- the LOC119120526 gene encoding protein Lines homolog 1-like, with product MASPGAAPRRLVAVLAEAYECLVNARATKPKQDAEQVARAIIDGVHAHSRNGAAAQDATCLALTLIGRIVATVTAPTSHLARFYQDTLEVLLRDLDVVSQMVATFACEERDQVVRHLAAKSASACVLYQLQVSGVLHPSWHGTCERALLSLPAGPQLDACLWSLTHVLQELLRTKRPEPVRTLIAAFDVSVCTAASRFLSADQSAGGASGLADTFCHLLDLLEFLTASGGGSPRLTYVHAAALVAAVSRAPLYFVSKRAALLLKRAALRKAGEDWLGMCGESAADLGALTAAVLDAATADWLSSVSAESLTFFGGSRSTKGGSEDGECDTAMLRAVSLLLIKSVQYHVTSAATGDGEAGGHLTRLWRFLRERGVRPTDGDHDCALLPLLFGEQDDDMMEAAKAALVIFLRLRENCASAEAPCAAGCNPHCHFLFLLRAVWWDHRILLDFLMSTETCFLEYFLRYLRYLRTEWRGFAASCRRLDAEALPRVPFGRDGEGRRRRRTGQHTLGRARRCLLRLHLLLARLHHKKLFPYKADALLRLLWQVTRQLGQDGLT